Proteins found in one Lepeophtheirus salmonis chromosome 9, UVic_Lsal_1.4, whole genome shotgun sequence genomic segment:
- the LOC121124401 gene encoding uncharacterized protein isoform X1, which yields MLKGLDTARLSLIIQDILRKLKESPEGLKDYKISLDSYPRRPYSTREISFTSISSTSTPDDIKALVLSQQDPNEEYDPERLDELIKDINEKAKKNPDEIKNMKISWASLFKSEPSTTRRTSKTITTVTSDASNVEELLEGMDPKYKKVTEVTYTSSSDMPEEKRSFMDKIKSFVTSDSSDEKETEKLVENIKILTDDEPVIDSSEKKSQKQIKKNKSPPVSEEKPEETIPSTLSAPKELISEPMKDTTEGASTTPVEEEKDTMILPEPESSKVSKKKKKSKVPLPTEKDNDQPSISTKEVSPEDIKTSDLESPRTLSDSSEVLINSIPSNYSEEDIRRYLLTFTLFKGFDTARLSLIIQDILRKLKESPEGLKDYKISLDSYPRRPYSTREISFTSISSTSTPDDIKALVLSQQDPNEEYDPERLDELIKDINEKAKKNPDEIKNMKISWDSLFKSEPSTTRRTSKTITTVTSDASNVEELLEGMDPKYKKVTEVTYTSSSDMPEEKRSFMDKIKSFVTSEVSQENEPEKIVEDHSIPKDEERVIDSSEKKSQKKKRKSKHLFMKDKVDVLSQPKIGISSLENKDSFNSQNDPGALFSTESDAHVFRHDKKKSFFDKMKSFIRKDDVGSSSKKSKSKPPVDSNFYDFLMKDRYPPSLYERISVRIPKSADMSVIKDIIRSSSPSAVFDDNDLEDISERIHANSRSFTDDVIDLDMNVKLRPSGIKSMISFDLSLLSPSSRYDDVKKIITDQVPDENINSIKLDELIRYILHQFQNTGPQFSSFQLPLHDLRSEDNKIIDSLDMSKQATYADVLSKSASSDVEKTHIVNNYKMYYQYCKDKLNDKKSNVILDDLLVLEIIQQNIEEGIRELEFFQSSEDVVVLRNESIYLLNNLLIPEIARSKLLLVDESIQSLKDYHSGQELEKLKESFSQLSSSHTSSKDLWEVAKQSQRLSIDIDQHIKSIWKQKESNSQNTGDDALALKSKNDIYLHKCLDFIQLWESYEEMMNIVQPWLVSAEEILSKGSKLTPSLISQFSTYNAFIPKAGSKLSEAYSLISLSDEDLQRQLWATFEKRWFEVESKINSVSNLEIDTQSKISKPLKFPISIDDSKEIYNKIQLEFSNKLRAEAILKDSEELLLEKEDPSYWLLLLKNSEMNIDCLFSLMNKEWLLSSAMERIEQRMRTYSQEIQELKKIKKKDVRLLKFEDLSNLLSEESRKLKMLNDVIDSVNASGKLNIDKLRKNIISNESQVKSLNNDLKNCKKNGDSTIDDSMEKICNLNSDFEGAKIKLNFIQSPDKLGPDSVPRSPGSIRRHLSEIKKLQDFVNLKLKEVQELESSSSDSFISQNNGIPSLQQEWSSVLNDLKSEMTKWESLYMEIKSYGEKYKCTEGKIRSMENELEALEEGGRKKKSSPFSDADHLKRCEIISSEIIETNNHVENLKDLASIVCKKIGMEDGSIGRQHFNKDIESLIHRLEFLKTALSIVQTEAAQQVTDASKLNGTISSAKSRIQKVQEETKQIKSQSMPSSSTEPQIASLREHLLELGRIEAETNNNLKVSTGIDGEREDIKGVLKLWQSVFQETFARYQELSCALSENHDIDSALDLWKKYLGRVEKELDQDLPKNYDSLLERKRIYGVHKTLLEDHHQSLSKIESEKSLPLSLLHENVIKSLDNRAEFISERLKSWEEYKAENDELFLWLKQMEREKARLHLKHVPIHSIDDILQKIEYLLEKTTYGESLVERQQKRLSGDLATEYETNISKGLKTELHSVRQRISSLKAGLRTWKDHLLRVKKLSNDFDLKSTEMNQFLKKNTSGISLAPPNLIPEAIQKYKTLRLDLEKGETIMEEMKDIETAIKEYASPEDIKCVSQKLWLNQQKYEDLHHDITIKIQKLEEQLALIELYNKKFEKFMVWASQFEDRIKSIKETYIIDLVPRFQHEIDEELMLKQKEVEWLKGVSSKLLPKVPEDSRARLESHSLELANKWSSIQAQWSQRLSKWKDLNEAISKLEKETDDMLVWINAQDRVMVSGIPFVDSSKESIRKALSGNETFLKSIKKKSPELSQILNDSEVVLSGCHDLNVNVDLVRESVELLSMRWARLCSDAEQRKPFICDTEAEWKHFKENCQGLEEVLSTLDNETSQKGWESYRNRLGEINTKFCDMARKGRLDKKGDIKKLYQDINNGWVEKSRLENKPQWAREVNFLRGVDAQVTELQFSSKIPEDEKNKKLKKILTTLRRRYEDEKEDEKYSEILLELWKRIHELLDINILPLYASQKSRSSVGATQYQELETPLLVASSSNVNLAEFSPSEIENELASISAVKEKLNSSTPKEKLKSELESSLSSFQAKLDLLYKYLKSPTPIKSEEISIVHDITERLLRVSRGYLDNSNYISEILMNNYGTDEEYARKGKINEMEGKLKELEEISHSKHKRVLNASLIESGDQSRSHTTSDIDKSPQDNNSGDSSPGSRCSLCRRRNVKQLDQDLWRLQKYIEMAHSTLGSLKTPPDSVEDLEDVFQDHREFLMEMDSHKSLMMSVNVVGKHLISHYKSQEKASELQNRLNVINAQWDEACEAAILWQIRLQTSFLQNAEFHRVVDDLSKWLDETTISIQSCEPINLNLPSDILQTKLEMFDDLLHDLKRCEPRIVSLRETADMLQIQLDKNEEQQSICIRVKEKLRTLSQKFRILINVCHVYSKKLSRAIGHETGDSCEDLVVVPTLTDELLHLKDSSSTQRGLLSSTSSSFNVPPPSSSSIISSQEGDAIPSENGVLRRSYTFLGRVVRAAVPIQAIMLLLLGVSSIVPLNQEDLICTLQNNLERSFEPVIRWSNGPPPI from the exons ATGTTGAAGGGTTTGGACACTGCAAGACTGAGTTTGATTATTCAGGATATATTGCGAAAGCTGAAAGAAAGTCCTGAAGGTCTTAAAGATTACAAGATCTCTCTAGACTCCTATCCCCGACGACCATACTCTACTCGAGAAATTTCATTTACTTCAATATCATCCACATCAACTCCTGATGATATTAAAGCACTTGTTTTAAGTCAACAAGATCCCAATGAGGAATATGATCCTGAGCGATTGGATGAATTGATTAAGGACATTAATGAAAAAGCCAAAAAGAATCCTGACGAaattaagaatatgaaaatatcctGGGCTAGCTTATTCAAGTCGGAACCCAGTACAACACGAAGAACTTCTAAGACTATTACTACAGTCACAAGTGATGCCTCAAATGTTGAGGAATTATTGGAAGGCATGGATCCGAAATATAAGAAAGTAACTGAGGTAACCTATACTTCATCTTCTGATATGCCTGAAGAAAAGAGGTCCTTCATGGATAAGATCAAATCTTTTGTTACAAGTGACAGCTCTGAcgaaaaagaaactgaaaagttagttgaaaatatcaaaatacttaCAGACGACGAACCAGTGATTGATTCAAGTGAGAAGAAATCTCAAAAACAGATAAAGAAGAACAAATCTCCACCTGTTTCAGAAGAGAAACCAGAGGAAACTATTCCTTCAACATTGTCTGCTCCAAAGGAATTGATTTCTGAGCCCATGAAAGATACCACTGAAGGTGCTTCTACAACTCCAGTTGAAGAGGAAAAGGATACAATGATATTACCTGAACCTGAGTCAAGCAAAGTttcgaagaagaaaaagaaatccaagGTTCCTCTTCCTACAGAAAAAGATAATGATCAACCTAGTATCTCAACAAAAGAAGTCTCTCCAGAAGATATTAAGACAAGTGATTTAGAATCTCCTAGAACCTTATCTGATTCTAGTGAGGTTTTGATAAACTCAATTCCTTCCAATTACAGTGAGGAAGATATCCGACGCTACCTTCTCACATTCACTTTGTTCAAGGGATTTGACACTGCAAGACTGAGTTTGATTATTCAGGATATATTGCGAAAGCTGAAAGAAAGTCCTGAAGGTCTTAAAGATTACAAGATCTCTCTAGACTCCTATCCCCGACGACCATACTCTACTCGAGAAATTTCATTTACTTCAATATCATCCACATCAACTCCTGATGATATTAAAGCACTTGTTTTAAGTCAACAAGATCCCAATGAGGAATATGATCCTGAGCGATTGGATGAATTGATTAAGGACATTAATGAAAAAGCCAAAAAGAATCCTGACGAaattaagaatatgaaaatatcctGGGATAGCTTATTCAAGTCGGAACCCAGTACAACACGAAGAACTTCTAAGACTATTACTACAGTCACAAGTGATGCCTCAAATGTTGAGGAATTATTGGAAGGCATGGATCCGAAATATAAGAAAGTAACTGAGGTAACCTATACTTCATCTTCTGATATGCCGGAGGAAAAGAGGTCCTTCATGGATAAGATCAAATCTTTTGTAACGAGTGAAGTCTCTCAGGAGAATGAACCAGAAAAGATAGTTGAAGATCATAGTATACCTAAAGATGAGGAACGAGTGATTGATTCAAGCGAGAAGAAAtctcagaaaaagaaaaggaaaagtaAACACTTGTTCATGAAGGACAAAGTGGATGTATTGTCTCAGCCTAAGATTGGTATATCAAGTTTGGAGAATAAAGATTCTTTTAATAGTCAAAATGATCCTGGTGCTTTGTTTTCTACTGAATCTGATGCTCACGTTTTTAGGCATGATaagaaaaaatctttctttgataaaatgaaatcatttattCGTAAGGATGATGTAGGTTCTTCCAGTAAGAAGTCTAAGTCTAAGCCACCGGtagattctaatttttatgatttcttAATGAAAGACAGATATCCTCCTTCTCTATATGAAAGAATTTCTGTTAGAATACCGAAATCTGCTGACATGTCTGTCATCAAGGACATTATTAGATCATCTTCTCCATCGGCAGTTTTTGATGATAATGATTTAGAAGATATTTCTGAACGTATACATGCCAATAGTCGATCTTTTACTGATGATGTCATCGATTTGGATATGAATGTGAAATTAAGACCGTCTGGGATCAAGTCTATGATATCATTTGATCTATCATTGCTCTCTCCTTCTTCTAGATAtgatgatgtaaaaaaaatcataactgaCCAAGTCCCTGATGAgaatattaattctattaaattagATGAGCTCATCAGATATATTTTGCACCAATTTCAAAATACAGGTCCTCAATTTTCTTCCTTTCAACTTCCTTTGCATGATTTGAGGTctgaagataataaaataatcgatTCCTTAGATATGTCAAAACAAGCTACATATGCTGATGTTCTGTCCAAATCTGCTAGTTCTGATGTTGAAAAAACACATATTGTTAAcaactataaaatgtattatcaatattgtaaggataaattgaatgataaaaagtCCAATGTAATTCTTGATGATTTACTGGTCCTTGAAATTATTCAACAGAATATTGAAGAAGGTATTCGGGAGTTAGAATTTTTCCAATCATCCGAAGATGTTGTGGTTTTAAgaaatgaaagtatttatttgttaaataaccTGCTAATTCCAGAAATTGCGAGATCAAAGCTTCTTTTGGTTGATGAATCAATTCAATCCTTGAAAGATTATCATTCTGGTCAAGAATTGGAAAAATTGAAGGAGTCCTTTTCACAACTGTCCTCTTCTCACACCTCTTCCAAAGATTTATGGGAGGTTGCTAAACAGAGTCAAAGATTATCAATTGATATTGATCAACACATTAAGAGTATTTGGAAACAAAAAGAAAGTAATAGTCAAAACACCGGAGACGATGCTCTTGCCCTGAAGTCCAAGAATGacatatatttgcataaatgcTTGGACTTTATTCAATTATGGGAATCTTATGAGGAAATGATGAATATTGTACAACCCTGGTTGGTCTCTGCCGAAGAAATCTTGTCAAAGGGTTCTAAATTAACACCATCGTTGATTTCTCAGTTCAGCACCTATAATGCATTCATTCCTAAAGCTGGTTCTAAACTCTCCGAAGCATATTCTCTAATTTCCCTCTCAGATGAAGATTTGCAAAGGCAGCTTTGGGCAACATTTGAGAAAAGGTGGTTTGAAGTAGAGTCAAAAATCAACTCCGTTTCAAACCTTGAAATTGATActcaatcaaaaatttcaaaacctctTAAGTTTCCAATTTCAATTGATGACTCGAAAGAGAtctacaacaaaatacaattagaATTCTCAAATAAATTGCGTGCAGaagcaattttaaaagattctgAAGAGCTACTACTAGAAAAAGAAGATCCATCTTATTGGTTACTCTTGCTTAAGAATTCTGAAATGAATAttgattgtttattttcattgatgAATAAAGAGTGGTTATTAAGCTCCGCTATGGAGAGAATAGAGCAACGGATGAGAACTTACAGTCAAGAAATccaagaattgaaaaaaataaagaagaaggaTGTAAGACTCCTAAAATTTGAg gaTTTGTCCAATTTACTATCAGAGGAAAGTCGGAAATTGAAAATGCTTAACGATGTAATTGACTCTGTGAATGCGTCAGGCAAATTGAATATTGATAAGTTGAggaaaaacattatttccaaTGAGAGCCAAGTTAAGTCTCTTAACAACgacttaaaaaattgtaaaaaaaatggtgaTTCCACGATTGATGATTCCAtggaaaaaatatgcaatttgaATTCTGATTTCGAAGGtgcaaaaattaagttaaattttattcaatctcCAGATAAATTAGGACCGGACTCAGTTCCTCGCTCGCCCGGATCAATTAGAAGGCATCTTTCTGAAATTAAG AAACTGCAAGACTTTGTCAACTTGAAGCTTAAGGAAGTTCAAGAACTTGAATCTTCGTCATCTGACTCATTTATCTCTCAAAATAATGGAATACCCTCTTTACAACAAGAATGGAGTAGtgtattaaatgatttgaaGTCTGAAATGACCAAATGGGAATCCCTTTATATGGAGATAAAGTCATACGGGGAAAAATATAAGTGCACCGAAGGAAAAATTCGAAGCATGGAGAATGAACTTGAGGCTCTGGAAGAAGGGGGACGAAAGAAGAAGTCTTCACCTTTCTCTGATGCAGATCACTTAAAACGGTGTGAg attatatCAAGTGAAATAATTGAGACAAACAACCATGTTGAGAATCTAAAAGATCTTGCTTCTATTGTCTGTAAAAAG ATTGGTATGGAAGATGGAAGTATTGGACGGCAACATTTCAACAAGGATATCGAATCACTAATACATCGATTGGAATTCCTTAAAACGGCTCTTTCCATTGTTCAAACCGAGGCAGCGCAACAAGTGACTGACgcatcaaaattgaatggtacTATTTCTAGTGCCAAATCTCGTATTCAAAAAGTCCAGGAAGAG ACTAAACAAATTAAGAGTCAGAGCATGCCTTCGTCCTCTACTGAACCACAGATTGCATCTCTGAGGGAACATCTTCTAGAACTTGGAAGAATCGAAGCTGAAACCAATAATAATCTTAAGGTTTCAACAGGAATTGATGGAGAAAGAGAGGATATCAAAGGAGTTCTGAAG ctTTGGCAATCTGTTTTCCAAGAGACTTTTGCTCGCTATCAAGAACTCTCTTGTGCTCTTTCGGAGAATCATGATATTGACTCTGCTCTcgatttgtggaaaaaatatcttggacGAGTAGAAAAGGAGTTGGATCAAGATCTTCCCAAGAACTACGATTCTCTTCTTGAAAGAAAGCGAATCTATGGAGTACACAAAACTCTATTGGAGGATCATCATCAATCCTTAAGTAAAATTGAAAGCGAAAAGAGTCTTCCGCTCTCTCTTCTTCATGAGAATGTTATTAAGAGTCTTGATAATCGAGCAGAGTTCATTTCTGAGAGGCTAAAATCTTGGGAGGAATACAAAGCTGAAAACGATGAATTGTTCTTATGGCTCAAACAAATGGAGAGAGAAAAGGCTAGACTTCACTTGAAACATGTTCCTATTCATTCAATTGATGACatccttcaaaaaattgag TATCTTTTGGAGAAAACAACGTATGGAGAATCCTTAGTGGAGCGACAACAAAAGAGACTCTCCGGTGATTTAGCTACGGAATATGAAACAAACATATCTAAAGGTCTTAAAACGGAGCTTCATTCAGTTCGTCAACGGATTTCAAGTCTCAAAGCTGGACTAAGAACATGGAAGGATCATTTACTCCGGGTGAAAAAGTTGTCCAATGATTTCGATCTCAAGTCAAcagaaatgaatcaatttttgaaaaaaaatacctcaGGAATATCCTTGGCTCCGCCAAATCTAATTCCAGAAGCCATTCAAAAATACAAG ACCCTTAGATTGGATCTAGAGAAAGGCGAAACAATTATGGAGGAAATGAAAGATATAGAGACAGCTATCAAGGAATACGCGAGTCCAGAGGACATTAAGTGTGTTTCACAAAAACTATGGTTAAATCAACAAAAGTACGAAGACCTTCATCATGATATAACAATCAAGATCCAAAAATTAGAAGAGCAATTGGCATTGATAGAACtgtataataagaaatttgaaaagttcatGGTCTGGGCCTCTCAATTTGAGGATCGTATCAAGTCCataaaagaaacttatattattgATCTTGTTCCAAGATTTCAACACGAAATAGATGAAGAGCTTATGTTGAAGCAAAAAGAAGTTGAGTGGCTCAAAGgtgtttcatcaaaattattacCTAAAGTACCTGAAGACAGTCGTGCTAGACTTGAAAGTCATAGTCTAGAACTTGCAAATAAGTGGTCATCAATACAAGCTCAATGGTCTCAACGTTTATCTAAATGGAAGGATCTTAACGAAGCCATCTCTAAATTGGAGAAAGAAACGGATGATATGTTAGTTTGGATTAATGCGCAAGACCGTGTTATGGTTTCTGGTATTCCATTTGTGGATTCATCTAAAGAATCAATCCGTAAAGCTTTATCAGGAAATGAG acttTCTTAAAGAGTATTAAGAAAAAGAGTCCTGAGCTGAGCCAAATTCTTAATGACAGTGAAGTTGTATTAAGTGGCTGTCATGATCTCAACGTCAATGTTGATCTTGTACGAGAATCAGTAGAATTATTAAGTATGAGATGGGCAAGACTTTGTTCTGATGCTGAGCAACGAAAGCCCTTCATCTGTGATACTGAAGCAGAGTGGAAACATTTCAAGGAAAATTGTCAGGGCCTTGAAGAAGTCTTAAGTACTTTAGATAATGAAACTAGTCAAAAAGGCTGGGAGAGTTATAGAAATAGATTAGGAGAGATCAATACAAAGTTTTGTGATATGGCGAGGAAAGGCCGTTTGGATAAAAAGGGTGATATTAAAAAGCTATATCAGGACATTAATAATGGTTGGGTTGAAAAATCTCGTTTGGAGAATAAGCCACAGTGGGCCCGAGAAGTCAACTTTTTGCGTGGAGTAGATGCTCAAGTTACTGAATTACAATTCAGTTCAAAGATTcctgaagatgaaaaaaataagaaactaaaGAAAATCCTTACAACTTTGAGAAGGAGATATGAAGATGAAAAAGAGGACGAGAAATATAGTGAAATCCTGTTAGAACTATGGAAAAGGATTCATgaattattagatataaatattcttcCTCTATATGCTTCTCAAAAATCTAGATCTTCAGTTGGTGCTACTCAATATCAGGAATTAGAGACTCCTTTACTTGTTGCATCTTCCTCTAATGTTAATTTAGCAGAGTTTTCACCATCAGAAATTGAAAATGAGTTGGCCTCTATCAGCGCAGTAAAAGAAAAGCTTAATTCTTCAACTCCTAAAGAAAAGCTAAAGTCAGAGTTAGAATCATCATTATCTTCCTTTCAAGCAAAGTTAGATCTATTATACAAATACCTTAAATCACCTACCCCCATCAAATCGGAGGAAATTTCCATTGTTCATGATATAACTGAGAGACTTTTACGGGTGTCAAGGGGCTATTTGGATAATTCTAATTATATCAGTGAAattcttatgaataattatggaaCAGATGAAGAATACGCCaggaaaggaaaaatcaatGAGATGGAAGGGAAACTGAAAGAATTGGAAGAAATTTCTCATTCGAAGCATAAACGTGTTTTAAATGCAAG TTTAATTGAATCTGGAGATCAAAGTCGATCTCACACTACTAGTGATATTGATAAGTCCCCTCAGGACAATAATTCTGGTGATTCAAGTCCTGGATCTAGATGTTCTTTATGTCGaag GAGGAATGTTAAACAACTTGACCAAGACTTATGGcgcttacaaaaatatattgaaatggCTCATAGTACACTTGGATCCCTTAAAACACCACCAGATTCTGTAGAAGACCTTGAAGATGTTTTCCAAGACCATAGAGAATTTTTAATGGAGATGGATTCTCATAAAAGTTTAATGATGTCCGTCAATGTCGTAGGAAAACATCTGATTTCACATTATAAAAGTCAAGAAAAGGCATCTGAGCTTCAAAACCGCCTAAATGTAATAAATGCTCAATGGGATGAAGCCTGTGAGGCGGCTATCTTATGGCAAATCAGACTTCAGACGTCTTTCTTACAG aatgctGAATTTCATCGAGTTGTGGATGACCTTTCTAAGTGGTTGGATGAAACAACCATTTCAATCCAATCTTGTGaaccaattaatttaaatctacCTTCAGATATTCTGCAGACTAAGCTAGAAATGTTTGACGACTTACTACACGACTTAAAACGCTGCGAACCGAGGATCGTGTCACTAAGAGAAACTGCTGATATGCTTCAAATTCAATTAGACAAAAACGAAGAACAACAATCCATATGTATTCGTGTTAAAGAAAAACTGAGAACCCTCTCTCAAAAATTTCGTATCCTTATTAATGTGTGTCATGTATATTCGAAGAAGTTATCTCGAGCAATTGGTCATGAGACGGGAGATTCTTGTGAAGACTTAGTCGTTGTTCCAACTTTGACAGATGAG CTTCTGCATTTGAAAGACTCAAGTTCTACTCAGAGAGGTTTGTTATCAAGTACATCATCTTCTTTCAATGTGCCCCCACCATCTTCATCTTCCATAATCTCGAGTCAGGAAGGAGATGCAATACCAAG tGAAAATGGTGTACTCAGAAGGAGTTATACTTTCCTAGGAAGAGTTGTTAGGGCTGCTGTGCCTATTCAAGCTATAATGCTCCTTCTCCTTGGGGTCTCAAGTATTGTTCCTTTGAATCAGGAGGATCTCATCTGCACTCTTCAAAATAATCTTGAGAGATCATTTGAACCAGTTATCAGGTGGTCGAATGGACCTCCTCCAATTTAA